Proteins encoded together in one Numida meleagris isolate 19003 breed g44 Domestic line chromosome 17, NumMel1.0, whole genome shotgun sequence window:
- the RGS9 gene encoding regulator of G-protein signaling 9 isoform X2, whose product MTVARLDQGQRYRPRMAFLKKIEALIMEMQNPDTGIKTQTQRVMITNIPHAVAGNDIFQWILQRLQITNEEALHLGDLFVKYGYIYPLQEPKNLTLRTDGILYRFQTPYFWPAQSWPADDTDYAIYLAKKNIKRKGILEEYEKEHYNMLNKKINYKWDFVIMQAKEQYKAGKERKKADRYALDCQERAYWLVNRTPPGMLDVLEYGIDRVTDPNEDKVNQKKTMDVYRREIMYYQQAIMKSRVKSSVSLGGLVKYSEQFLSNDPILSGCLPSNPWITDDPEFWDLNAKLVEIPTRMRVERWAFNFSELIRDPKGRQNFQLFLKKEFSGENLSFWEACEDLKYGDQSKVKEKAEEIYKLFLAPGARRWINIDGTTMGITVKGLKHPHRYVLDAAQTHIYMLMKKDSYGRYLKSPVYKEMLAKAVVPQETVKKSSNFPFGRRHLRSSPSPIILRQREEEAKAKEAAATVDITQPRLVSPTPHPAIYTGTSSLPHGPTALPHSTACPSPISTALESGEVQQEPSTAGHSRFPSATGKAGAMAPGRPHVAALSFGRFLKRGCLNSPVLAALSPRCPAVPHVKVQPLGGREQQLRRNTTAVSSFFQVKMDVPLESPICPIDSEEEGRHHRAREDSVKEVICPWESPAQQGRAG is encoded by the exons gtAATGATATATTTCAGTGGATTCTCCAGCGTTTGCAGATCACTAATGAAG AGGCATTACACCTGGGGGACCTGTTTGTCAAATATGGATACATCTACCCTCTTCAGGAGCCAAAGAATCTCACCCTTAGGACAGATGGCATCCTGTACAGGTTTCAA acCCCGTATTTCTGGCCCGCACAAAGCTGGCCTGCTGATGACACCGACTATG CAATTTACCTAGCAAAGAAGAACATTAAGAGGAAAGGGATTTTAGAAGAATATGAAAAG gaACATTACAACATGctcaataaaaaaataaactacaagTGGGATTTTGTTATTATGCAGGCCAAAGAGCAGTATAA GGCAGGAAAGGAGCGGAAGAAGGCGGACAGGTACGCTCTGGATTGCCAGGAGAGAGCATACTGGCTTGTGAACCGAACTCCT CCCGGCATGCTGGACGTCCTGGAATATGGAATAGACCGTGTAACGGATCCCAATGAAGATAAGGTAAACCAG aaaaaaacaatggatGTTTATAGGAGAGAG ATCATGTACTATCAGCAGGCCATCATGAAGTCCAGAGTGAAATCTTCTGTCTCCCTTGGAGG GCTTGTGAAGTACTCTGAGCAGTTTCTCTCCAATGATCCTATCCTGTCTGGATGCCTCCCTAGCAACCCTTGGATCACAGATGACCCTGAGTTCTGGGATCTCAATGCAAAGCT AGTGGAAATCCCCACCAGAATGCGTGTGGAGCGATGGGCTTTTAATTTCAGCGAGCTGATACGAGACCCAAAAGGTCGGCAgaacttccagctcttcctgaaGAAGGAGTTCAGCG GAGAGAACCTGAGTTTCTGGGAAGCCTGCGAGGATCTCAAATATGGAGACCAGTCCAAGgtcaaagaaaaagcagaagaaatttaCAA GCTCTTCCTGGCCCCGGGAGCCAGGCGTTGGATTAACATCGATGGCACAACAATGGGCATCACGGTCAAAGGCCTCAAGCACCCTCACCGCTATGTTTTAGATGCTGCTCAGACCCACATTTACATGCTGATGAAAAAG GACTCCTACGGCCGCTATTTAAAGTCTCCAGTGTACAAGGAAATGCTGGCCAAGGCTGTTGTGCCACAAGAAACTGTCAAAAAAAG TTCCAATTTCCCGTTTGGACGCCGTCATCTCcgctccagccccagccccatcaTCCTGAGGCAGCGGGAGGAGGAAGCCAAAGCCAAAGAAGCCGCTGCCACCGTGGACATCACGCAG CCACGCCTCGTCTCCCCGACCCCTCACCCAGCCATCTACACCGGCACCAGCAGCCTGCCCCAtggccccacagccctgccccacagcaccgcCTGCCCCTCGCCCATCAGCACGGCCCTGGAGAGCGGCGAGgtgcagcaggagcccagcactgccggGCACAGCCGCTTCCCCTCAGCCACCGGGAAGGCGGGAGCCATGGCGCCGGGCAGGCCTCACGTGGCTGCGCTCTCCTTCGGCCGCTTCCTGAAGAGGGGCTGCCTCAACTCGCCCGTCTTGGCCGCGCTGTCGCCGAGGTGCCCGGCCGTGCCCCATGTGAAGGTGCAGCCGCTGGGCGGGCGGGAGCAGCAGCTGCGGCGGAACACGACGGCGGTGAGCAG CTTCTTCCAAGTAAAAATGGACGTTCCTCTGGAGAGCCCAATCTGCCCCATAGACTCTGAGGAAGAGGGCAGGCACCACCGGGCCCGTGAGGACTCTGTGAAGGAGGTGATCTGCCCGTGGGAGAGCCCTGCACaacagggcagagctgggtga